A section of the Spirosoma pollinicola genome encodes:
- a CDS encoding TonB-dependent receptor domain-containing protein: MKNLFLILFLLPSFLAFAQTPPGRISGTLTDSTTTKPVPFATVAIQTLDNKLINGITTDDKGAFMLDKIALGTYKVVISFVGYRTKTLDKIALTPEKPVIDLKQITFSSDSRSLNQVDVVAQKALVEDKGDRLVYNAEKDVSNTGGTAADVLRKVPMLTVDLDGNLKMRGSGNIKVLVNGKPSSIMARNLADALKQMPANIIKSVEVITSPGAKYDAEGSAGVINIITKKAIKGTNGTVNLTAGNMNRSLGGNLNMKGKKLGLAISLNGYQYRNIGETSSTRTALTEAGEPSSILQQSTYRDNTGTGGYGEMSLDYDPDSTNRINFSANAWGGNFPMNSTLDSRLTSPQGGVLQAYHRDIQFRNPYGNTEFNLGWTKSFKKPGREFSVLTQYARMPDNYYYTIRQTSMQSEVPTYLERSTNLSRNNEYTFQADYTHPFTARTKHDTLNFKFEAGAKTILRGIGSEFVVEQATTGLDADYMVDPTRSNDFTYDQRVVSGYTSFKMDTKRKWNLTAGARLEHTSIQGDFVSTQSAFSSQYQNLIPSFTIAKTLKDKHTFKVSYTQRISRPLIWYLNPFRNSSDPKNIQTGNPFLNPELTHATELSYSTFGKEGASFNAALFWRQTNNSIEWLSTVDEQGVAVSTPQNIGRNASYGANLNLSLQPNKNFNFSLGTDITYVDLTSVALNQRTNGWVWSVSPNASYKLPKDVTLQANGYVGSGWISLQSRNSGWYYYGLSAKKEMMDKKISLTLNLNNPFNRSVRITGNQFAPTFTAQNTSLFVNRSVRLTLSYKFGQMSSGGKQSKKIRNDDSKGGGQ; the protein is encoded by the coding sequence ATGAAAAACTTATTCCTGATTTTGTTCTTATTGCCCTCTTTTCTGGCGTTTGCCCAAACACCCCCCGGTCGTATCAGCGGTACGCTTACCGATTCGACCACAACGAAGCCCGTTCCTTTTGCAACAGTTGCTATCCAAACGCTGGATAATAAGCTTATTAATGGGATAACCACCGATGATAAAGGTGCTTTTATGCTTGATAAAATCGCTTTGGGTACTTACAAAGTGGTCATTTCGTTTGTCGGTTATCGAACGAAAACACTTGATAAAATAGCTCTCACCCCCGAAAAACCTGTTATCGATTTAAAACAAATCACGTTTTCTTCCGACAGCCGAAGCCTGAATCAGGTTGATGTAGTTGCGCAAAAGGCACTGGTGGAGGACAAAGGCGACCGGCTGGTATACAACGCTGAAAAAGATGTGTCGAATACCGGCGGAACTGCCGCCGATGTGCTAAGGAAAGTACCCATGCTGACCGTTGATCTGGACGGGAACCTGAAAATGCGCGGGAGCGGCAACATTAAAGTGTTGGTAAATGGAAAGCCATCCAGCATTATGGCCCGTAATCTGGCCGATGCTCTGAAACAGATGCCTGCCAACATTATTAAATCGGTGGAGGTCATTACCAGCCCCGGCGCCAAATATGACGCCGAAGGCTCGGCGGGTGTGATTAACATTATTACCAAAAAAGCCATCAAAGGCACCAATGGAACGGTTAACCTAACAGCGGGTAATATGAACCGTTCGCTGGGTGGCAACCTCAACATGAAAGGTAAAAAACTTGGCCTTGCTATTTCGCTCAATGGGTATCAATACCGAAATATTGGCGAAACATCCAGCACCCGTACGGCGCTGACCGAAGCTGGAGAACCATCCAGTATCTTACAGCAAAGTACCTACCGCGATAACACGGGCACAGGTGGCTATGGCGAAATGAGTCTCGACTACGACCCGGATTCTACAAACCGTATTAATTTTTCGGCTAACGCCTGGGGTGGAAACTTTCCAATGAACAGCACGCTGGATAGTCGCCTGACTAGTCCGCAGGGCGGGGTGTTGCAGGCGTATCACCGCGATATTCAGTTTCGGAATCCGTACGGTAATACGGAGTTTAATCTCGGCTGGACCAAATCATTTAAGAAACCCGGACGCGAATTTTCCGTATTGACTCAATACGCCCGGATGCCTGATAATTATTATTACACGATCCGGCAAACGAGTATGCAGTCTGAAGTGCCGACCTATCTGGAACGCAGTACTAACCTGAGCCGGAACAATGAATACACCTTCCAGGCAGATTATACGCACCCGTTTACGGCCCGCACGAAACATGACACGCTTAATTTTAAATTCGAAGCCGGGGCTAAAACCATTCTGCGCGGTATAGGCAGCGAGTTTGTCGTTGAACAAGCAACCACCGGCCTCGACGCCGATTATATGGTTGACCCGACTCGCTCGAATGATTTCACGTATGATCAGCGGGTTGTGTCAGGGTACACCTCGTTCAAAATGGATACAAAACGCAAATGGAATCTAACGGCGGGGGCTCGCCTGGAGCATACCAGCATTCAGGGCGATTTTGTGTCGACCCAGAGCGCCTTTAGCAGTCAATATCAGAATTTGATTCCAAGTTTTACGATCGCGAAGACACTTAAAGATAAGCACACATTTAAGGTAAGTTACACCCAACGGATTTCACGGCCACTGATCTGGTATCTGAATCCGTTTCGTAACTCCAGCGACCCAAAGAATATTCAGACAGGAAACCCCTTCCTGAATCCCGAGTTAACCCACGCTACCGAATTGTCGTACAGCACTTTTGGCAAAGAAGGTGCCTCATTTAATGCCGCCCTGTTTTGGCGGCAGACCAATAATTCGATTGAGTGGCTATCAACGGTCGATGAGCAGGGTGTGGCCGTGTCTACTCCTCAGAATATTGGTCGCAATGCCAGCTACGGTGCTAACCTGAACCTGTCCCTTCAACCCAACAAGAATTTTAACTTTAGCCTGGGGACAGATATCACCTATGTCGACTTGACAAGCGTTGCGCTTAACCAACGGACAAATGGATGGGTCTGGAGCGTTAGTCCCAATGCATCCTATAAATTGCCTAAAGACGTTACCCTGCAAGCCAACGGCTATGTTGGCTCGGGCTGGATATCGTTGCAGAGCCGTAACTCGGGCTGGTATTATTACGGTTTATCGGCGAAGAAAGAGATGATGGATAAGAAAATCAGTCTGACATTAAACCTCAATAATCCCTTTAACCGGAGTGTACGGATAACCGGGAATCAATTTGCGCCCACCTTCACGGCCCAAAATACATCACTATTTGTCAACCGCTCGGTACGGTTAACGCTGAGCTATAAATTTGGCCAAATGAGTTCAGGTGGTAAACAGAGTAAGAAAATTCGGAATGATGATAGTAAAGGGGGTGGGCAATAG
- a CDS encoding pyruvate dehydrogenase complex E1 component subunit beta produces MNQGILPNFGRFSAISFRYQTSPNEQPNAINALIMREIQFREALREAMTEEMRRDPKVYLMGEEVAEYNGAYKVSQGMLDEFGPERVIDTPIAELGFAGIGVGSAINGLRPIIEFMTFNFSLVAIDQVINSAAKIMSMSGGQYSCPIVFRGPTGNAGMLSSQHSQNFENWFANTSGLKVVVPSNPYDAKGLLKSCIRDNDPVIFMESELMYGDKGQVPEEEYLIPIGLANVVREGNDVTIVSFGKIMKVALQAADELAKKGVSAEVIDLRSVRPIDYATIINSVKKTNRCVIVEEAWPLAAISSELTYNIQRNAFDYLDSPVIRVNSMDLPLPYAPTLIEAILPNVKRTLQAVEAVMYKK; encoded by the coding sequence ATGAATCAGGGCATTTTGCCTAATTTTGGTCGGTTTTCTGCCATCTCATTCAGGTACCAAACTAGTCCGAATGAGCAACCAAACGCAATCAACGCACTCATTATGAGAGAAATACAATTCCGTGAAGCCCTGCGGGAGGCCATGACGGAAGAAATGCGCCGGGATCCGAAAGTATATCTGATGGGCGAAGAAGTCGCCGAATACAACGGAGCCTACAAAGTCAGTCAGGGAATGCTGGATGAATTTGGACCGGAGCGGGTTATTGATACCCCTATTGCCGAACTTGGTTTCGCCGGTATTGGCGTTGGTTCAGCCATCAATGGACTGCGGCCAATCATCGAATTTATGACCTTTAACTTTTCGCTCGTTGCGATTGACCAGGTCATCAACTCGGCGGCTAAAATTATGTCGATGTCGGGCGGTCAGTACTCTTGCCCCATCGTGTTTCGCGGACCAACGGGTAATGCCGGGATGCTGTCTTCGCAGCACTCGCAGAACTTCGAGAACTGGTTTGCCAACACTTCAGGCCTGAAAGTGGTCGTGCCGTCGAATCCTTACGATGCCAAAGGCCTCCTCAAATCGTGTATTCGCGACAACGACCCCGTTATTTTTATGGAGTCGGAGTTAATGTACGGCGACAAAGGCCAGGTTCCGGAAGAAGAATACCTGATCCCGATCGGCCTTGCGAATGTAGTTCGGGAAGGGAACGATGTAACGATTGTGTCGTTTGGCAAAATCATGAAAGTGGCTCTTCAGGCCGCCGATGAATTAGCCAAAAAAGGCGTTTCGGCTGAGGTTATCGACCTACGCTCAGTTCGCCCAATCGACTATGCTACCATTATCAACTCGGTGAAGAAAACGAACCGGTGTGTTATTGTTGAAGAAGCATGGCCACTGGCGGCTATCTCGTCGGAGTTGACTTATAATATTCAACGCAACGCGTTCGACTATCTGGATTCGCCGGTAATACGGGTCAACAGCATGGACTTACCGTTGCCTTATGCGCCTACACTCATTGAAGCGATTTTGCCAAACGTGAAACGGACGTTACAAGCTGTAGAAGCTGTGATGTACAAAAAGTAA
- a CDS encoding phosphotransferase encodes MHLDTQQLPTLQDYLRRLGWLDNQEIISSVETPGKENLNYTIRVTTPFRSLIIKQSREYFEANPALAAPANRAVIEGRFYQEIQPIPMLASAMPLLMGVDRENNILVLEDLGNVRDYTFLYEPDQFLSEADTLTLTNYLSELHYHFTTQVPDPIFANPDMRLLNHEKIFSFPFLQANSVDLDTVQPGLAELALPYKRDMALKKVVRQLGQVYLADSFPAQSGQSYQAASTKTLLHGDFHPGSWLQTQQGHIKLIDPGFCFYGPAEFDLGVLIAHLMIAQQPSTTLDTVLTSYLKPAGFDETLRQRFTGVEIMRRLIGAAQLPLSLSIDQKRSLLDESRQMLQ; translated from the coding sequence ATGCACCTGGATACTCAACAACTGCCTACCCTACAAGACTACTTGCGCCGACTTGGTTGGCTTGATAATCAGGAAATTATCTCATCTGTCGAAACACCCGGCAAAGAAAATCTAAATTACACCATTCGGGTAACGACTCCTTTTCGGTCGCTAATCATCAAACAATCCAGAGAGTATTTTGAAGCCAACCCTGCTCTGGCAGCACCGGCTAACCGGGCCGTTATTGAAGGGCGCTTTTACCAGGAAATCCAGCCTATTCCTATGTTGGCGAGTGCGATGCCTTTATTGATGGGCGTTGACCGTGAAAATAATATTCTTGTCCTTGAAGATCTGGGGAACGTACGAGACTATACGTTTCTCTATGAACCCGATCAATTTTTATCAGAAGCCGATACGCTAACGCTGACCAACTACCTGTCTGAACTACATTATCATTTTACCACTCAGGTTCCTGACCCAATCTTTGCCAATCCCGATATGCGGCTGTTGAATCATGAAAAAATTTTCAGCTTCCCTTTTTTGCAGGCTAACAGTGTCGATCTTGACACCGTGCAGCCGGGTTTGGCCGAACTAGCCCTCCCCTATAAACGGGATATGGCACTAAAAAAAGTAGTTCGTCAGTTGGGGCAAGTGTATCTGGCAGATAGTTTTCCTGCCCAATCCGGACAATCCTACCAGGCAGCCTCAACAAAAACGCTCCTGCATGGCGATTTCCATCCCGGAAGCTGGCTGCAAACTCAACAGGGTCATATCAAATTAATTGACCCCGGTTTTTGTTTCTACGGCCCCGCTGAGTTTGATTTGGGTGTGCTGATCGCCCATTTGATGATAGCCCAACAACCATCAACGACTTTAGATACCGTGTTGACCAGCTATCTAAAACCAGCTGGTTTCGACGAAACGCTGCGGCAACGGTTTACGGGTGTCGAAATTATGCGTCGACTAATCGGGGCCGCACAACTGCCGCTTAGCTTGTCCATTGACCAAAAGCGGTCCTTGCTTGACGAAAGTCGGCAGATGTTACAATAG
- the nadC gene encoding carboxylating nicotinate-nucleotide diphosphorylase: MNLHEFIQLALAEDVGDGDHTSLSTIPADAQKRARLLVKEPGILAGVEVAQAIFAEVDPAFVVDVLLHDGASIKPGDVVLTVSGNARNILTAERLVLNCMQRMSGIATHTRELVNLLEGTRAKLLDTRKTTPNFRICEKMATKIGGAVNHRFGLYDMILIKDNHVDYAGSIEAAITKAVTYLKETGRQLRIEVETRNRAEVEEVLRVGQVDVVLLDNFAPEGIREMVRLINGKFVTEASGGIDETNLRAYAETGVDFISSGALTHQIKSLDLSLKAY; encoded by the coding sequence ATGAATCTACACGAGTTTATTCAGTTGGCCCTTGCCGAAGATGTCGGCGACGGCGACCATACTTCCTTATCGACAATTCCGGCTGATGCACAGAAACGTGCCCGGCTGTTGGTTAAAGAGCCGGGTATTCTGGCAGGTGTTGAGGTGGCTCAAGCCATCTTCGCTGAAGTTGATCCGGCCTTTGTGGTAGATGTACTTCTACACGATGGTGCCAGTATCAAACCCGGCGATGTGGTGCTGACCGTTAGCGGTAATGCCCGTAACATCCTTACTGCTGAGCGGCTGGTGCTGAACTGTATGCAACGCATGAGCGGCATTGCTACCCACACCCGCGAGTTAGTCAACTTGCTGGAGGGTACACGGGCAAAATTGCTGGATACCCGTAAAACCACGCCTAACTTCCGTATCTGCGAGAAAATGGCGACTAAAATCGGGGGGGCAGTCAACCACCGGTTCGGCCTTTACGATATGATTTTGATCAAAGACAATCACGTCGATTATGCCGGGAGTATTGAAGCGGCTATTACTAAAGCCGTTACCTATTTGAAGGAAACCGGTCGCCAATTGCGCATTGAGGTAGAAACCCGGAACCGGGCCGAAGTGGAAGAGGTGCTTCGGGTAGGTCAAGTCGATGTCGTTTTGTTAGATAATTTCGCACCTGAAGGCATTCGCGAGATGGTTCGGCTTATCAACGGCAAGTTCGTAACCGAAGCTTCGGGTGGTATTGACGAAACCAATTTGCGGGCCTATGCCGAAACGGGTGTTGACTTCATCTCATCAGGAGCCCTGACCCACCAGATCAAAAGTCTCGATTTAAGTTTAAAGGCATACTAA